Proteins from a single region of Haloarchaeobius litoreus:
- a CDS encoding phosphoenolpyruvate hydrolase family protein, translated as MKFTRSESLARLRDVATSGEPIIGAGAGTGISAKFAERGGVDLLIIYNSGRYRMNGRGSLAGLLPYGDANEIVVEMGHEVIPVVEDTPVLAGVNGTDPFRQMDVFIEDLKRRGFSGVQNFPTVGLIDEDSGFRQNLEETGMGYDREVEMIREAAEQDMLTCPYVFSEEQAREMAEAGADVVVSHMGLTTSGDIGAETSLDLETAAERVQAHHDAAKSVNEDVLVICHGGPIAWPDDAEYILNNTEGVVGFFGASSIERLPTEEAIQNQAREFKEIEF; from the coding sequence ATGAAGTTCACACGTTCCGAGTCGCTCGCCCGGCTCCGAGACGTCGCGACGAGTGGTGAACCGATCATCGGCGCTGGAGCAGGGACCGGCATCTCGGCGAAGTTCGCCGAACGGGGTGGCGTCGACCTGCTCATCATCTACAACAGCGGCCGGTACCGGATGAACGGCCGCGGGTCGTTGGCCGGACTCCTCCCGTACGGCGACGCGAACGAGATCGTCGTCGAGATGGGCCACGAGGTCATCCCCGTGGTCGAGGACACACCGGTGCTCGCCGGGGTCAACGGGACCGACCCGTTCCGTCAGATGGACGTGTTCATCGAGGACCTGAAGCGCCGGGGGTTCTCCGGCGTCCAGAACTTCCCGACCGTCGGGCTCATCGACGAGGACAGCGGGTTCCGGCAGAACCTCGAGGAGACCGGGATGGGCTACGACAGGGAGGTCGAGATGATACGGGAGGCCGCCGAGCAGGACATGCTGACCTGCCCGTACGTCTTCAGCGAGGAACAGGCCCGCGAGATGGCCGAAGCCGGTGCCGACGTCGTGGTCTCGCACATGGGGCTGACGACGTCCGGCGACATCGGTGCCGAGACCTCGCTGGACCTCGAGACGGCCGCCGAGCGCGTGCAGGCGCATCACGACGCGGCGAAGTCGGTCAACGAGGACGTCCTGGTCATCTGCCACGGCGGCCCGATCGCCTGGCCCGACGACGCCGAGTACATCCTGAACAACACCGAGGGTGTGGTCGGCTTCTTCGGGGCGTCCAGCATCGAACGGCTGCCGACAGAGGAGGCGATTCAGAACCAGGCGCGGGAGTTCAAGGAGATCGAGTTCTAG
- a CDS encoding Tm-1-like ATP-binding domain-containing protein — translation MAVVIIGTLDTKGEEIGFARDVIESQGVETHLVDVGVLDDPEFEPDTSASEVAEAGGTTLDALREDADRGEAMEAMGRGAAAVAQRLHEAGVLDGVLGLGGSGNTSIATTAMRSLPVGVPKFMVSTMASGDTEPYVGSRDIAMLYSVADIEGLNQLSRQVIANAALAMVGMVANEPDVAVEDRPTIGITMFGVTTPCVQHARELLEARGYETIVFHATGTGGRAMESLIEEGIIDGVLDVTTTEWADELVGGVLNAGPERLDAAGDAGIPQVVSTGALDMVNFGPRDSVPEEFEGRQFHIHNPQVTLMRTTPSENADLGRIIAEKLNAATGPTALALPLGGVSMLDVEGEDFYDPEADTALFDALREHLGPDVERLELDTDINDESFAEAIVDTLDEYMRESGRGPTS, via the coding sequence ATGGCGGTCGTCATCATCGGCACGCTGGACACGAAGGGCGAGGAGATCGGGTTCGCCCGTGACGTGATCGAATCGCAGGGCGTCGAGACGCACCTCGTCGACGTCGGTGTGCTGGACGACCCGGAGTTCGAACCGGACACGTCGGCGAGCGAGGTCGCGGAAGCAGGCGGCACCACCCTCGATGCGCTCCGCGAGGACGCGGACCGGGGCGAGGCGATGGAGGCGATGGGACGCGGGGCGGCCGCAGTCGCCCAACGGCTCCACGAGGCGGGCGTTCTCGATGGGGTCCTCGGGCTCGGTGGCTCCGGCAACACCTCCATCGCGACGACGGCGATGCGGTCGCTGCCCGTCGGCGTCCCCAAGTTCATGGTCTCCACGATGGCCTCCGGCGACACGGAGCCGTACGTCGGCTCCCGGGACATCGCGATGCTCTACTCCGTCGCCGACATCGAGGGACTGAACCAGCTCTCGCGGCAGGTCATCGCCAACGCCGCCCTCGCGATGGTCGGGATGGTCGCCAACGAACCCGACGTGGCGGTCGAGGACCGCCCCACGATCGGCATCACGATGTTCGGCGTCACGACGCCGTGTGTCCAGCACGCCCGCGAGCTGCTCGAAGCGCGCGGTTACGAGACCATCGTCTTCCACGCGACGGGGACCGGGGGCCGAGCGATGGAGTCGCTGATCGAGGAGGGGATCATCGACGGGGTCCTCGACGTGACGACGACCGAGTGGGCGGACGAGCTCGTCGGTGGCGTCCTGAACGCGGGTCCCGAGCGCCTCGATGCAGCGGGCGACGCCGGCATCCCGCAGGTCGTCTCGACGGGTGCGCTCGACATGGTGAACTTCGGCCCACGGGACTCCGTGCCCGAGGAGTTCGAAGGTCGCCAGTTCCACATCCACAACCCGCAGGTGACGCTCATGCGGACGACACCGTCGGAGAACGCCGACCTCGGCCGGATCATCGCGGAGAAGCTCAACGCCGCGACGGGGCCGACCGCGCTGGCGCTTCCGCTCGGCGGCGTCTCGATGCTAGACGTCGAAGGCGAGGACTTCTACGACCCCGAAGCGGATACAGCCCTGTTCGACGCGCTCCGGGAGCATCTGGGTCCGGACGTCGAACGCCTCGAACTGGACACCGACATCAACGACGAGTCGTTCGCCGAGGCCATCGTGGACACGCTCGACGAGTACATGCGCGAGTCTGGGCGCGGACCCACGTCGTGA
- a CDS encoding metallophosphoesterase family protein, with protein MGQRYLVLGDHHGDTESLRRVRDDIEDETFDFVVHVGDLTDAMRAGRETAVRQLDEVEPVLAEIAAHARHDLVWVWGNRDHFGDFDADLGVGTEVPSNGCVTVGGQRFTNDLDAVASDVVLVTHMETWRLLDQFEGRAHFCGNTHLGRLKGRRLNSAFLQYTHRETGEQSFGGYFVVDVTDEPPFDVEMREVGTLDRFDCPDHGERGVQYHSAFDDCVYCAEPDILMREMAASAFYGLTNDTERERVRDEELVSYAVELWDDPPTGFGSAFAAYVDSVTEDRYAPLDRTDDGLLRVAEKSYAY; from the coding sequence ATGGGACAGCGATACCTCGTCCTGGGTGACCACCACGGCGACACCGAGTCGCTCCGTCGGGTCCGCGACGACATCGAGGATGAGACGTTCGACTTCGTCGTGCACGTCGGGGATCTCACTGACGCGATGCGGGCGGGGCGGGAGACGGCCGTCCGGCAGCTCGACGAGGTCGAACCAGTCCTCGCTGAAATCGCCGCCCACGCCCGCCACGACCTCGTCTGGGTGTGGGGCAACCGCGACCACTTCGGCGACTTCGACGCCGACCTCGGCGTCGGCACCGAGGTCCCCTCGAACGGCTGCGTGACCGTCGGCGGGCAGCGGTTCACGAACGACCTCGACGCGGTCGCGTCCGACGTGGTCCTCGTCACGCACATGGAGACGTGGCGGTTGCTCGACCAGTTCGAGGGCCGGGCACACTTCTGCGGGAACACGCATCTCGGCCGTCTGAAGGGCCGTCGGCTCAACTCCGCGTTCCTCCAGTACACCCACCGGGAGACCGGCGAGCAGTCCTTCGGCGGCTACTTCGTCGTCGACGTGACCGACGAGCCACCGTTCGACGTGGAGATGCGGGAGGTGGGGACGCTAGACCGGTTCGACTGCCCGGACCACGGCGAGCGCGGCGTCCAGTACCATTCCGCTTTCGACGACTGCGTCTACTGCGCCGAGCCCGACATCCTCATGCGCGAGATGGCCGCGTCGGCGTTCTACGGGCTCACGAACGACACCGAACGGGAGCGGGTGCGCGATGAGGAACTGGTGTCGTACGCTGTCGAGCTGTGGGATGACCCGCCGACCGGGTTCGGGTCGGCGTTCGCTGCCTACGTCGACAGTGTGACCGAGGACCGCTACGCCCCACTCGACCGGACCGACGACGGGCTGTTACGGGTCGCCGAGAAGAGCTACGCCTACTGA
- a CDS encoding flippase-like domain-containing protein produces MNVRNAAATLVGFAIAGVVLLGLAYLIGTGEILDALGKANPVRVLMVPLAIFAWLCVWGVALQVILAAVGVEISVIDAVLVHAGAAFANHISPFGQAGGEPIAAWLVTETSDAEFERALAAMTSFDTINVVPSLLFALVGLGYYAVEAVLVQRIQYLAAGVLVLAVTLPLFGVVAWRKREALERRLVGLVVPPLRFADRVLPKFSLPGRAAVEGMVEGFFVGIERIATDRRRLVIAVVLSASGWALQAAGLWFAFWALGIVIPPYIPLFVVTLGAFAGALPTPGGLGGVETLQITLLVATTTVVAPTITAAVAISRVGGFFFTTTVGAAAIGILKIRSNSV; encoded by the coding sequence GTGAACGTTCGCAACGCCGCCGCGACGCTGGTGGGGTTCGCTATCGCAGGTGTCGTGCTGCTCGGGCTGGCGTACCTCATCGGGACCGGTGAGATTCTCGACGCGCTCGGCAAAGCGAACCCGGTCCGCGTCCTGATGGTCCCGCTCGCGATCTTCGCGTGGCTCTGTGTCTGGGGCGTGGCGTTGCAGGTCATCCTCGCTGCGGTGGGTGTCGAGATCTCGGTCATCGACGCGGTGCTCGTCCACGCTGGCGCGGCGTTCGCGAACCACATCTCCCCGTTCGGGCAGGCCGGCGGCGAGCCCATCGCGGCGTGGCTGGTCACGGAGACGAGCGACGCGGAGTTCGAACGGGCGCTGGCCGCGATGACCAGTTTCGACACCATCAACGTCGTCCCGTCGCTGCTGTTCGCACTGGTCGGCCTCGGCTACTACGCGGTCGAGGCTGTCCTCGTGCAGCGCATCCAGTATCTGGCCGCCGGTGTACTCGTGCTGGCGGTGACCCTGCCGCTGTTCGGGGTAGTCGCGTGGCGGAAGCGGGAGGCACTGGAACGTCGGCTGGTCGGACTGGTCGTCCCACCGCTGCGGTTCGCCGACCGGGTGCTCCCGAAGTTCTCGCTGCCGGGTCGGGCGGCGGTCGAGGGGATGGTCGAGGGGTTCTTCGTGGGCATCGAGCGCATCGCGACGGACCGCCGGCGGCTCGTCATCGCCGTCGTGCTATCGGCTTCGGGGTGGGCACTCCAGGCGGCCGGCCTCTGGTTCGCGTTCTGGGCGCTGGGTATCGTCATCCCGCCGTACATCCCGCTCTTCGTGGTCACGCTCGGTGCGTTCGCCGGGGCACTTCCCACGCCCGGCGGTCTCGGCGGGGTCGAGACCCTGCAGATCACGCTGCTCGTGGCGACGACGACGGTCGTCGCCCCGACCATCACGGCCGCGGTCGCCATCTCACGGGTCGGTGGCTTCTTCTTCACGACCACGGTCGGGGCAGCAGCTATCGGAATCCTGAAAATACGGTCGAATTCGGTCTGA
- a CDS encoding ABC transporter permease subunit, which produces MNWRVIARKEFEDAIRSRLLWGVVAFVSVIVSMTFLIPLLVPALDSGVLAALGGASEFASMLVPVVALVAAYLAIAGERESGSLRILLGLEPVRRTVVLGKFLGRSAVVVVGLVVGFALAGVVALGVYGSLPPVAFLAVVGLTAALGVAFVGIAVGVSAAVATRSRAMTIGIGLYLGLAILWDLVPQGAYLASAGSPPGGSVPAWFVLLQGLSPSGAYSALVMAAINATDPAYPTATAAVEGTVPFYVEPWAFAVVLFAWTVGPLLVGTLLFERADLN; this is translated from the coding sequence ATGAACTGGCGAGTCATCGCCCGGAAGGAGTTCGAGGACGCCATCCGTTCGCGTCTGCTCTGGGGCGTCGTCGCGTTCGTCTCGGTCATCGTCAGCATGACGTTCCTCATCCCGCTGCTCGTCCCCGCGCTCGACAGCGGGGTCCTCGCCGCACTGGGCGGTGCCAGCGAGTTCGCCTCGATGCTGGTGCCGGTCGTCGCGCTCGTGGCGGCCTACCTCGCCATCGCCGGTGAGCGGGAGTCCGGAAGTCTCCGCATCCTGCTGGGGCTCGAACCCGTCCGACGGACCGTCGTGCTCGGCAAGTTCCTCGGCCGGAGCGCAGTGGTCGTGGTCGGGCTCGTGGTGGGCTTCGCGCTCGCCGGCGTCGTGGCGCTCGGGGTGTACGGCTCGCTCCCGCCGGTCGCGTTCCTCGCGGTCGTCGGCCTGACCGCCGCGCTCGGCGTCGCCTTCGTCGGCATCGCGGTCGGCGTCTCGGCGGCCGTCGCGACCAGGTCCCGGGCCATGACCATCGGCATCGGCCTCTACCTCGGGCTCGCCATCCTCTGGGACCTCGTTCCGCAGGGGGCGTACCTCGCGAGCGCCGGCTCGCCGCCGGGCGGTTCGGTGCCCGCGTGGTTCGTGTTGCTGCAGGGACTGAGCCCGTCCGGAGCGTACAGCGCGCTCGTGATGGCAGCGATCAACGCGACCGACCCCGCCTACCCGACGGCCACCGCCGCGGTCGAGGGGACGGTTCCGTTCTACGTCGAACCGTGGGCGTTCGCAGTCGTCCTGTTCGCGTGGACGGTCGGACCGCTGCTCGTCGGCACGCTGCTGTTCGAACGTGCGGACCTGAACTGA
- a CDS encoding ABC transporter ATP-binding protein codes for MTAIETDGLTKRYGDDVFAVNELSLTVAEGEVFGFLGPNGSGKSTTIDMLLDYVRPTAGSASVLGYDAQTEAEEIHQRVGILPDGYSLYDRLTGRKHVDFAISLKRTDDDPDAILRRVGLDADAASRPAGTYSKGMRQRLALGMALVGDPDLLILDEPSSGLDPDGIRDIRELTLEHARNGGTVFFSSHILSQVEAVCDRVGILNRGRLVAVDTIDGLRDSLGTGATITVTVDEVPAEHRLADLAGVSGVLVDGDEMEVTCTDPATKLAVLDRLRETGTRILDFDTNKSSLEDLFSAYTHGDDTRRAIEAQR; via the coding sequence ATGACAGCCATCGAGACCGACGGCCTCACGAAGCGCTACGGTGACGACGTCTTCGCCGTCAACGAGCTCTCGCTGACAGTCGCCGAGGGCGAGGTGTTCGGCTTCCTCGGCCCGAACGGCTCCGGGAAGTCGACGACCATCGACATGCTGCTGGACTACGTGAGACCGACCGCTGGCTCCGCGTCGGTGCTCGGGTACGACGCCCAGACGGAGGCCGAGGAGATCCACCAGCGTGTCGGCATCCTCCCGGACGGCTACAGCCTCTACGACAGGCTCACGGGTCGCAAGCACGTCGACTTCGCCATCAGTCTCAAGCGTACCGACGACGACCCTGACGCCATCCTCCGTCGTGTTGGCCTCGACGCGGACGCCGCGTCCCGACCAGCGGGGACGTACTCGAAGGGGATGCGCCAACGGCTCGCGCTCGGCATGGCCCTCGTCGGGGACCCGGACCTGCTCATCCTCGACGAGCCGTCGAGCGGCCTCGACCCGGACGGCATCCGCGACATCCGCGAACTGACGCTCGAACACGCCCGGAACGGCGGGACCGTCTTCTTCTCCTCGCACATCCTGAGCCAGGTCGAGGCGGTCTGTGACCGCGTCGGCATACTCAACCGTGGCCGGCTGGTCGCCGTCGACACCATCGACGGGCTCCGGGACTCGCTGGGCACGGGCGCGACCATCACCGTCACGGTCGACGAGGTGCCGGCCGAGCACAGACTCGCCGACCTCGCCGGCGTCTCCGGCGTCCTCGTCGACGGGGACGAGATGGAGGTCACCTGTACCGATCCCGCGACCAAGCTCGCGGTGCTGGACCGGCTCAGGGAGACCGGGACCCGCATCCTCGACTTCGACACCAACAAGTCGTCGCTCGAAGACCTGTTCTCGGCGTACACGCACGGAGACGACACCCGGCGGGCGATCGAGGCACAGCGATGA
- a CDS encoding winged helix-turn-helix domain-containing protein → MGTDGRTDPEDAFAALGSERRIEILRTLADAAAAEEDELTFTALYDRLAIDSTSQLSYHLDQLTDGFVRKSGDTYALTQAGERVLRAIRSGTYDTEPAFEPITVDGPCPSCDSTTLSASYRERLLTVACADCEATVVTYDLPPPAAVGRTSEEILESCDRRARNELSVALAGTCPTCGGVMDVSVAQTDGPAPYTCRADCTQCGLRLFAPLEARLLSHPGVIAFCWAHEVDVTSLPFWRLLSLVGDWEVEPDGASPVPCTVTVRCDDDELVVRVAADLSVTVGPE, encoded by the coding sequence ATGGGCACTGACGGTCGCACCGACCCCGAGGACGCGTTCGCCGCACTGGGGAGCGAGCGCAGGATCGAGATCCTGCGGACGCTCGCCGACGCGGCGGCGGCCGAGGAGGACGAGCTGACGTTCACGGCGCTGTACGACAGGCTCGCCATCGACAGCACCTCGCAGCTCTCCTACCACCTCGACCAGTTGACGGACGGCTTCGTGCGCAAGTCGGGGGACACGTACGCCCTCACACAGGCCGGCGAGCGGGTGCTCAGGGCCATCAGGTCGGGCACCTACGACACCGAGCCGGCCTTCGAGCCGATCACCGTCGACGGACCGTGTCCCAGCTGTGACTCGACCACGCTTTCGGCGTCGTATCGCGAGCGCCTGCTCACCGTCGCCTGCGCGGACTGCGAGGCCACCGTCGTCACGTACGACCTCCCACCGCCCGCAGCGGTGGGGCGGACCAGTGAGGAGATTCTGGAGTCCTGCGACCGGCGTGCACGCAACGAGCTATCGGTCGCGCTGGCCGGCACGTGTCCGACCTGCGGTGGGGTGATGGACGTCTCGGTGGCGCAGACAGACGGCCCAGCGCCGTACACCTGTCGCGCGGACTGCACGCAGTGCGGTCTGCGTCTGTTCGCACCGCTCGAAGCACGACTTCTCTCTCATCCGGGCGTCATCGCGTTCTGCTGGGCCCACGAGGTCGACGTGACGAGCCTGCCGTTCTGGCGGCTGCTCTCGCTCGTCGGGGACTGGGAGGTCGAGCCCGATGGAGCGTCGCCGGTTCCCTGCACCGTGACGGTGCGCTGTGACGACGACGAGCTCGTGGTCAGGGTGGCTGCTGATCTCTCGGTGACGGTGGGCCCGGAGTGA
- a CDS encoding ABC transporter permease, translated as MSWRDIAHKDINDAGRSKSIWLLVGILLALSLGYAYLHQYVGDETFVAFVDGLAGVIALVVPLLAIMLGYKSIVHERNSGSLLLTLSLPHDRRDLAVGTFVGRAVVLLVPTLVALALAGGLGAFLYGTEGIAWYPWFLVATVLFGLSFVGIAVGLSMSTTRDRWITFGALGGYLLLVNFWGLLHTMTLLILHRFDGTVLMPQNLPEWSYLYRLLEPGQAYYRLLEFGFDGQRANLYLREAAPFYVDWWMAVLLLVLWTVVPMVVGYRRFVSGDL; from the coding sequence ATGAGCTGGCGCGACATCGCCCACAAGGACATCAACGACGCGGGTCGCTCGAAGAGCATCTGGCTCCTCGTCGGCATCCTGCTAGCGCTCTCGCTGGGCTACGCCTACCTGCACCAGTACGTCGGAGACGAGACGTTCGTCGCCTTCGTCGACGGGCTCGCCGGCGTGATCGCCCTCGTCGTCCCGCTGCTCGCCATCATGCTCGGCTACAAGTCCATCGTCCACGAGCGGAACAGCGGGAGCCTGCTGCTCACCCTGTCGCTCCCGCACGACCGTCGCGACCTGGCCGTCGGCACGTTCGTCGGCCGGGCTGTGGTCCTGCTCGTTCCCACGCTCGTGGCACTCGCCCTCGCCGGCGGGCTCGGTGCGTTCCTCTACGGAACCGAGGGCATCGCGTGGTATCCGTGGTTTCTGGTCGCAACCGTGCTGTTCGGCCTCTCGTTCGTCGGTATCGCGGTCGGGCTGTCAATGTCGACCACCCGGGACCGCTGGATCACCTTCGGCGCACTCGGGGGCTACCTGCTCCTCGTGAACTTCTGGGGCCTCCTGCATACGATGACGCTGCTCATCCTGCACCGCTTCGACGGCACCGTGCTGATGCCACAGAACCTGCCCGAATGGTCGTACCTCTACCGGCTCCTCGAACCAGGCCAGGCGTACTACAGGCTGCTGGAGTTCGGCTTCGACGGCCAGCGAGCCAACCTGTACCTCCGCGAGGCCGCACCGTTCTACGTCGACTGGTGGATGGCGGTACTGCTGCTGGTGCTCTGGACGGTCGTCCCCATGGTCGTCGGGTACCGACGGTTCGTCAGCGGGGACCTCTAG
- a CDS encoding ABC transporter permease, translated as MSWQFIARQDWSDTADQRSTKTLLALVSFVVLLSGYVYPVLTEGPHTTATFSSYAVGWLTTLVPLVGVLLGYGAVVSERESGSLLLSLSLPISREDVVVGKYVSRTGLLAATIAGSMTLAGSLVVYPFGTLDLLPFLGFVVLTVLFGAVWTGIGIAVSLLVSTKRRALVLGVTVFFLLVIVWDTVVGALGLALEALGFTDGELPDPLQFVVGLEPGRLFRRITEGFIDPSATVDGAWYLSEWIALALFAAWLVGPLGLAYLRFSGVDL; from the coding sequence ATGAGCTGGCAGTTCATCGCACGGCAGGACTGGTCCGACACCGCCGACCAGCGGTCGACGAAGACCCTGCTGGCGCTGGTCTCCTTCGTCGTCCTGCTCTCGGGCTACGTCTATCCAGTGCTGACCGAGGGCCCACACACCACGGCGACGTTCTCCAGCTACGCCGTCGGCTGGCTCACGACGCTGGTCCCGCTCGTCGGCGTACTGCTCGGCTACGGCGCGGTGGTCAGCGAACGCGAGTCCGGCTCGCTGCTGCTGTCGCTCTCGCTCCCCATCAGCCGCGAGGACGTCGTGGTGGGGAAGTACGTCTCGCGGACGGGACTGCTCGCCGCGACCATCGCCGGCTCGATGACCCTCGCGGGCTCGCTCGTCGTCTACCCGTTCGGGACGCTCGACCTGCTGCCGTTCCTCGGGTTCGTCGTGTTGACCGTCCTCTTCGGGGCCGTCTGGACCGGTATCGGCATCGCCGTCTCGCTGCTCGTATCGACGAAGCGCCGAGCCCTCGTCCTCGGCGTGACGGTGTTCTTCCTGCTCGTCATCGTCTGGGACACCGTCGTGGGCGCTCTGGGGCTCGCCCTCGAGGCACTCGGATTCACGGACGGTGAACTCCCGGACCCCCTCCAGTTCGTGGTCGGACTGGAGCCCGGTCGGCTCTTCCGTCGTATCACCGAGGGGTTCATCGATCCGAGTGCGACGGTCGACGGCGCGTGGTACCTCAGCGAGTGGATCGCCCTCGCTCTGTTCGCAGCCTGGCTCGTCGGGCCGCTCGGACTCGCCTATCTCCGCTTCTCGGGGGTGGACCTCTGA
- a CDS encoding ABC transporter ATP-binding protein — translation MNAIDATNVSKHYGSTTALDRVDLTVEEGETFGFLGPNGAGKSTFINILLDFAKPSDGHVEIFGTDCQHNGVEARERIGVLPEGYSVIERLTGRQHIEYAIRSKDAHDTNPLDILDRVGIRDAADRKASGYSKGMAQRLVLGMALVGEPDLLLLDEPSTGLDPNGAAEMRQILREENDRGATIFFSSHILEQVEAVCDRVGILQRGELVAVDTIEGLRDSMGGGTKLVLTLDELRDSTLAEIETIDGVETVVSQGDSTIEVTCTNDAKMDIVVALHEAGIEVMNFKTEEASLEDMFIEYTGSRGR, via the coding sequence ATGAATGCAATCGATGCGACCAACGTGTCGAAACACTACGGGTCGACCACGGCCCTCGACCGGGTCGACCTGACGGTCGAGGAGGGCGAGACGTTCGGCTTCCTCGGCCCGAACGGTGCGGGGAAGTCGACGTTCATCAACATCCTGCTCGACTTCGCGAAGCCGAGCGACGGACACGTCGAGATCTTCGGCACCGACTGTCAGCACAACGGCGTCGAGGCGCGCGAGCGCATCGGCGTCCTCCCCGAGGGCTACTCGGTCATCGAGCGGTTGACCGGTCGTCAGCACATCGAGTACGCCATCCGGTCGAAGGACGCCCACGACACGAACCCGCTCGACATCCTCGACCGGGTCGGCATCAGAGACGCGGCCGACCGGAAGGCCAGCGGCTACTCAAAGGGGATGGCACAGCGGCTCGTCCTCGGGATGGCGCTCGTCGGCGAGCCGGACCTCCTGCTCCTCGACGAGCCGAGCACGGGCCTCGACCCCAACGGTGCGGCGGAGATGCGTCAGATACTCCGCGAGGAGAACGACCGCGGCGCGACCATCTTCTTCTCCTCGCACATCCTCGAACAGGTCGAGGCGGTCTGTGACCGCGTCGGCATCCTCCAGCGGGGCGAACTCGTCGCCGTCGACACCATCGAGGGACTGCGCGACTCGATGGGTGGCGGGACGAAACTGGTGCTCACGCTCGACGAGCTGCGCGACAGCACGCTCGCCGAGATCGAGACCATCGACGGCGTCGAGACCGTCGTCTCACAGGGCGACTCCACCATCGAGGTCACGTGTACGAACGACGCGAAGATGGACATCGTCGTCGCCCTCCACGAGGCCGGCATCGAGGTGATGAACTTCAAGACCGAGGAGGCCTCGCTCGAGGACATGTTCATCGAGTACACGGGCTCCAGAGGCCGATGA